The Brachyhypopomus gauderio isolate BG-103 chromosome 1, BGAUD_0.2, whole genome shotgun sequence genome includes a window with the following:
- the LOC143518385 gene encoding 5-hydroxytryptamine receptor 1D, with translation MDLPGNKWFDTDPFLGEMRIWRNSTSSRLSLFPRGKLLLEVLMVLMCVGAVTGNILVIVIVAATKTFHCVTSMLIINLAVSDFLVGIGVMPFVAVSVMNNGWVDCSDLCLYVGYTSSVYCTASVLTLAAIALDRYFSIVDCLRYNARCTAWRTGAAVLWIWLQAMLTSSPPLLGWSNISFVSPMYSCAVNWASSPSYTVFMVALSFVMPAAVILFCYVKIVRVARHHARRIHSLEEHIQRSRDRPAPGPEMHDPSHLVYYVSGRFVSEACLDAPRPAAGLTGSQPEGESISRPAGRRLHAFLAQLQSAGHAPQAGPTQHHGVARLFMVIAAFFLCWTPYMGVALVQATETALSRPASQVPPAAVTFSYWLVLFNSDINPLLYALLSKRFQGALQSLRKKVQAWLGGVVGRGGQERIDGEGGGHVTPSTAATASGPSPPRGAGPCAPRSAYSSVSSMSHKERVSKAQPGRGASPSSSSLSTSSSTCSLWHSCSDNSPGSSGCLQVPSKPQERDRLPCLAAAEEAQATFFYGQITVRVEHEVC, from the exons ATGGACCTACCGGGCAACAAATGGTTTGATACAGACCCCTTTCTTGGTGAAATGCGAATATGGAGAAACTCGACGTCCTCCCGGTTGAGTTTGTTTCCTCGGGGGAAACTTCTTCTGGAGGTGCTCATGGTTTTGATGTGTGTTGGGGCAGTGACAG GAAACATCCTGGTCATCGTGATTGTGGCGGCAACAAAGACGTTCCATTGCGTGACGTCGATGCTCATTATTAATCTCGCCGTCAGCGACTTCCTCGTGGGCATTGGCGTCATGCCGTTCGTGGCTGTGTCGGTCATGAATAACGGATGGGTCGACTGCTCA GATTTGTGTCTTTACGTGGGTTACACCTCGTCTGTCTACTGCACTGCTTCCGTGCTAACGCTAGCAGCCATCGCTCTGGATCGTTACTTCTCCATCGTGGACTGCCTGCGCTACAACGCGCGCTGCACTGCGTGGCGGACCGGGGCGGCCGTGCTGTGGATTTGGCTGCAGGCCATGCTGACGAGCTCCCCGCCCCTCCTGGGCTGGAGTAACATTAGCTTCGTGAGCCCCATGTACAGCTGCGCTGTCAACTGGGCCAGCAGTCCTAGCTACACGGTCTTCATGGTGGCACTCTCCTTTGTCATGCCAGCTGCGGTCATCCTCTTCTGCTACGTGAAGATCGTGCGCGTGGCGCGCCACCATGCTCGGAGGATCCACAGCCTCGAGGAACACATCCAGCGCAGCAGGGACCGACCCGCTCCCGGCCCAGAAATGCACGATCCTTCCCACCTGGTGTACTACGTGAGCGGGCGCTTCGTGTCTGAGGCCTGCTTAGACGCCCCTCGTCCCGCAGCAGGTCTGACCGGAAGCCAGCCCGAAGGGGAAAGCATCTCCAGGCCCGCGGGCCGGCGTCTGCACGCCTTCCTGGCTCAGCTCCAGAGCGCCGGCCACGCTCCTCAGGCCGGCCCCACCCAGCATCACGGTGTCGCGCGCCTCTTTATGGTCATCGCTGCCTTCTTCCTGTGCTGGACACCCTACATGGGCGTGGCACTGGTGCAGGCCACCGAGACGGCCCTCTCCCGCCCGGCCAGCCAGGTCCCGCCCGCCGCCGTCACTTTCTCCTACTGGCTTGTCCTGTTCAACTCGGACATTAACCCGCTGCTGTACGCCCTGCTCAGCAAACGCTTCCAGGGGGCGCTGCAGAGCCTCAGGAAGAAGGTGCAGGCTTGGCTTGGGGGCGTTGTCGGCAGGGGCGGACAGGAGAGGATAGACGGAGAGGGCGGGGGGCACGTGACTCCCTCCACCGCCGCGACCGCCAGCGGTCCCTCTCCTCCCCGAGGTGCCGGGCCCTGTGCGCCGAGGTCGGCTTACTCCTCCGTCTCTTCCATGAGCCACAAGGAGAGAGTGAGCAAAGCCCAGCCAGGCCGCGGAGCGTCGCCATCGTCATcgtccctctccacctcctcctccacctgctctctTTGGCACAGCTGCAGCGATAACTCCCCGGGGAGCTCCGGCTGCCTGCAGGTCCCCTCCAAGCCACAGGAGCGAGACAGACTCCCCTGTTTGGCCGCAGCCGAGGAAGCGCAGGCCACTTTCTTTTATGGGCAGATCACTGTGCGGGTGGAGCATGAAGTCTGTTGA
- the slc35f3b gene encoding solute carrier family 35 member F3 isoform X3, with the protein MKKHSARVAPLSACNSPVLTLTKVEGEDRPREVAGTVDRQPSGSGPGAESGAGGRSLHCCLQVTAGQVRKALWGVAMVMCVCSSWAGSTQLAKLTFKQFDAPFTLTWFATTWNCLFFPLYYIGHLCKSPERQTPKQRFRECCQFFGEDGLTAKVLFTKVAPFGLLWTMTNYLYLQALRKINTTDVSALFCCNKAFVFLLSWIVLRDRFMGVRIVAAILAIAGIVMMTYADGFHSHSVIGITLVVASASASALYKVLFKLVLGSAKFGEAAMFLTIVGGANFIFISFVPVILYFTHIEYFGSLDSVPWAYLCGVAALLLAFNILVNFGIAVTYPTLISVGIVLSVPVNAMVDLYTCEIHFNTVRLIAVFIICLGFLMLLLPEDWDQCLIQLSARLRKREPPGESPDSAAGLGWSRRAGTSVSTFNR; encoded by the exons GAGAGGACCGGCCGCGGGAGGTGGCAGGCACGGTGGACAGACAGCCGTCTGGAAGTGGACCAGGGGCGGAGTCAGGagctggggggcggagcctgcactGCTGCTTGCAAGTGACTGCAGGGCAGGTGCGCAAGGCGTTATGGGGCGTGGCCATGGTGATGTGCGTGTGCTCGTCCTGGGCTGGCTCCACTCAGCTGGCCAAGCTGACCTTCAAGCAGTTTGACGCACCCTTCACCTTAACGTGGTTCGCCACCACATGGAACTGCCTCTTCTTCCCCCTCTACTACATCGGCCATTTGTGCAAGAGTCCAGAGAGACAGACGCCCAAGCAAAGGTTCAG GGAATGTTGCCAGTTCTTCGGCGAGGACGGGCTGACGGCGAAGGTGCTCTTCACTAAAGTGGCTCCCTTTGGCCTTCTGTGGACTATGACTAACTACCTGTACCTGCAGGCACTGCGCAAGATCAACACCACGGATGTGTCCGCTCTGTTCTGCTGCAACAAAGCCTTCGTGTTTCTGCTCTCGTGGATTGTGCTGCGCGATCGCTTCATGGGCGTCAGG ATCGTGGCCGCCATCCTGGCCATTGCAGGCATCGTGATGATGACGTATGCAGACGGTTTTCACAGCCACTCCGTtattggcatcactctagtcgTGGCCTCGGCGTCTGCGTCTGCACTCTACAAG GTGCTGTTCAAACTAGTCCTCGGCAGCGCCAAGTTCGGGGAGGCAGCGATGTTCCTCACCATTGTAGGCGGAGCCAATTTCATATTCATCAGCTTCGTGCCTGTGATTCTGTACTTCACCCACATCGAGTATTTTGGATCTCTCGACAGCGTCCCCTGGGCCTACCTCTGTGGAGTAGCGGCTCTCCTGCTAG cATTTAACATCCTGGTCAACTTTGGAATCGCTGTAACATATCCAACATTGATTTCAGTTGGAATTGTGCTAAGTGTTCCTGTTAATGCCA TGGTCGACTTGTACACCTGTGAGATCCACTTCAACACGGTGCGTCTCATCGCCGTCTTCATCATCTGCCTGGGTTTCCTCATGCTGCTGTTGCCAGAAGACTGGGACCAGTGCCTGATCCAGCTAAGCGCCCGGCTTCGCAAGCGAGAGCCGCCCGGGGAGTCCCCCGACTCGGCCGCCGGCCTCGGCTGGAGTCGGAGGGCCGGGACCTCCGTGTCCACGTTCAACCGCTGA